From Pontibacter actiniarum, a single genomic window includes:
- a CDS encoding IS3 family transposase (programmed frameshift): MAKKKSKFTEAQIIFAIKQSETGVSVAEVCREMGISEATFYNWKKKYGGLGVSELRKLRQLEEENLQLKKLVADLSLDKQMLQDVLRKKPLKPAQLKGLASKLTDDYRVSITRACKVVQFHRSGWYYRSKARDSSVIRKRMQEIAQVRVRYGFWRIFILLRREGWKDNHKRVHRLYKDEGLNLRSKRPRRSKAAAHRLERPELSTNHECWSMDFVADQLFDGRKFRCLTVVDNYSRQCPGIQVGQSLKGEDVVTALESIRQDTKKLPKRIQVDNGSEFISKALDRWAYDNKVTLDFSRPGKPTDNAFIESFNGSFRDECLNVNWFLSLEDAQEKIEAWRQEYNGFRPHSSLGDRTPEEWIQKNIVKPEFSTFDRS; encoded by the exons ATTGCCAAGAAGAAATCAAAGTTTACTGAGGCGCAGATCATCTTCGCCATCAAGCAGTCAGAGACAGGAGTCTCTGTCGCAGAAGTATGCCGGGAAATGGGTATATCAGAGGCCACCTTCTATAACTGGAAGAAAAAATATGGTGGTTTAGGAGTATCGGAATTGCGCAAGCTGCGGCAGTTGGAGGAGGAGAACCTACAATTGAAGAAGCTGGTGGCGGACCTAAGCCTGGACAAGCAAATGCTACAGGACGTACTGCGAAAAAAGC CTTTGAAGCCAGCCCAGCTAAAAGGGCTGGCTTCAAAGTTGACCGATGATTACCGCGTTTCCATCACCAGGGCCTGTAAGGTAGTGCAGTTCCATCGCTCCGGCTGGTATTACCGCTCCAAGGCCAGGGACAGCTCAGTGATCAGGAAGCGGATGCAGGAGATTGCTCAGGTAAGGGTCCGCTACGGGTTCTGGCGTATCTTTATCCTGCTCAGGCGGGAGGGCTGGAAGGATAACCATAAGCGTGTACATCGCCTCTATAAGGACGAGGGGCTGAATCTAAGGAGCAAAAGGCCCAGAAGAAGCAAAGCTGCGGCCCATCGGCTGGAACGCCCAGAGCTCTCTACTAACCATGAGTGCTGGAGCATGGATTTCGTGGCAGATCAGCTCTTCGACGGCAGGAAATTCCGCTGCTTAACTGTAGTGGATAATTATAGCCGCCAATGCCCAGGGATTCAGGTGGGACAGTCACTAAAGGGAGAAGATGTTGTAACCGCTTTGGAGAGCATCAGGCAGGACACTAAAAAGCTGCCCAAGCGTATACAGGTGGACAACGGCAGCGAGTTTATCTCCAAGGCACTGGATAGGTGGGCCTATGACAACAAGGTGACGCTGGACTTCTCCAGGCCCGGAAAACCAACGGATAATGCCTTTATTGAGTCCTTCAACGGGAGCTTTAGGGACGAGTGTCTGAACGTGAACTGGTTCCTGTCACTGGAGGATGCCCAGGAAAAGATCGAGGCCTGGCGGCAGGAGTATAATGGCTTCCGGCCCCACAGTTCACTAGGTGACAGAACACCGGAGGAGTGGATACAAAAAAATATAGTAAAACCTGAATTCTCTACTTTTGACCGGTCCTAA
- a CDS encoding HipA N-terminal domain-containing protein has translation MRKAEIKLHDRTAGWLTQDENGYHFVYDPAYLQSPAPEPVSLTLPLQEKPFTSRVLFPFFDGLIPEGWLLDIAERNWKLNPRDRMGLLLACCQDCIGAVSVYPVDEEGNA, from the coding sequence ATGCGAAAAGCCGAGATAAAGCTCCACGACAGAACGGCCGGCTGGCTGACGCAGGACGAGAACGGGTACCATTTTGTGTATGACCCGGCCTACCTGCAATCTCCTGCGCCAGAACCGGTCAGCCTTACGCTACCGCTGCAGGAAAAGCCCTTCACCAGCAGGGTCCTGTTCCCGTTCTTTGACGGACTGATCCCGGAAGGATGGCTACTGGACATCGCCGAGCGCAACTGGAAACTAAACCCGCGGGACCGCATGGGATTACTGCTCGCCTGCTGCCAGGACTGCATCGGAGCTGTAAGTGTATACCCGGTTGATGAGGAGGGAAACGCATGA
- a CDS encoding IS3 family transposase, with protein MVEEHGVSVRQACKAAGVARSTYQYKATEKYDSLIEEQLQSLVEKHPAIGFWQCFHRIRRKGHAWNHKRVYRVYSQLKLNIRRRHRKRLPARVKQALFQPGKVNQVWSVDFMSDSLWDGRKFRLLNIVDDYNREILSMETDLSIPPIRLIRVLEYLKEFRGLPEMIRVDNGPEFISNKLECWCRENKVRLVFIQPGKPMQNAYIERCNDSIRRELLNAYVFRTLSEVRQKAEEWMEDYNHHRPHQALNFRAPAELLEETVT; from the coding sequence ATGGTAGAGGAGCACGGGGTGAGCGTTCGTCAGGCTTGCAAGGCCGCAGGGGTGGCCAGAAGCACCTATCAGTACAAAGCAACAGAGAAATACGACAGCCTGATAGAGGAGCAGCTGCAAAGCTTGGTGGAGAAGCACCCGGCCATCGGCTTCTGGCAGTGCTTCCATAGAATCAGGAGAAAGGGCCATGCATGGAACCACAAGAGAGTCTATAGGGTCTACAGCCAACTGAAGCTGAACATCCGCAGGAGACACAGGAAGAGATTGCCGGCACGTGTGAAGCAGGCCCTGTTCCAGCCCGGGAAGGTCAACCAGGTATGGTCGGTGGACTTCATGAGCGACAGCCTCTGGGACGGCCGCAAGTTCAGGCTCCTCAATATTGTCGATGACTACAACCGGGAGATCCTCTCGATGGAGACGGACCTGTCGATCCCGCCCATCCGGCTGATAAGGGTGCTCGAGTACCTCAAGGAGTTCAGGGGGCTGCCCGAGATGATCCGGGTAGACAACGGACCGGAGTTCATCTCAAACAAGTTGGAATGCTGGTGCAGGGAGAACAAGGTAAGACTGGTGTTTATACAACCTGGTAAGCCCATGCAGAATGCTTACATCGAGCGCTGCAACGACAGCATCAGAAGAGAACTGCTCAATGCTTACGTGTTCAGAACCCTTTCAGAGGTGCGCCAGAAGGCTGAGGAATGGATGGAGGACTATAACCACCACCGCCCGCACCAGGCGCTGAACTTCAGGGCGCCCGCGGAATTATTGGAGGAAACTGTAACTTGA
- a CDS encoding C45 family autoproteolytic acyltransferase/hydolase, which translates to MKKTTLLLLLLLMCMLTFQSIAKPKNPKQVPVLTLTGTGYNRGLQHGYQLKKQIAEVYYKWKESIRKDTGKDPDAVIADFLQTSNYQDAIQQWTPDLWQEIQGIAVGSGQKMDDVLAFQLIDEYWGYLDRLENGSVDKDHCSAIGVAATQDRPTFVAQNIDIDTYMQGYQVLLHIGSSEQNMEQYVMTCAGFIGFAGMNNKGVAVVINALTDLNNSIDGLPVTFVTRGILQQTSGQQALDFINKVPHATGQNYLIGTQTEVINFEASANQVVPFFPVENKNLVFHTNHSLKNHDIKPWMQEYHQRIKTGTGQKTNSQTRYETLRQRLNVSETALTPELIKGTLRSKDHERFPVCVSYDPAAVAFTFSSVIFTLGHNPSVQVTYGSPDKSKYQEHFFYLLTLQ; encoded by the coding sequence ATGAAAAAGACAACTCTATTACTTTTACTTCTGCTAATGTGTATGCTCACATTCCAGTCTATCGCCAAACCTAAAAACCCGAAACAGGTTCCTGTCTTGACGCTTACCGGCACCGGGTACAACCGCGGGTTACAGCATGGATATCAGTTAAAAAAGCAGATAGCAGAAGTTTACTACAAGTGGAAAGAAAGCATTAGAAAAGACACTGGCAAAGATCCTGATGCAGTTATTGCTGATTTCCTGCAAACATCTAATTATCAGGATGCCATCCAGCAGTGGACACCGGACCTTTGGCAGGAGATTCAGGGCATTGCGGTCGGCTCCGGGCAAAAGATGGATGACGTGCTGGCGTTTCAACTGATTGATGAATATTGGGGCTACCTGGATCGCCTGGAGAACGGTTCAGTCGACAAGGACCATTGTAGTGCCATCGGCGTGGCCGCGACTCAGGATCGCCCAACATTCGTGGCTCAGAACATAGACATTGATACCTATATGCAGGGGTACCAGGTACTGCTGCACATTGGCTCAAGCGAGCAGAACATGGAGCAATACGTGATGACCTGCGCTGGTTTTATCGGTTTTGCTGGCATGAACAACAAAGGTGTAGCAGTAGTAATCAACGCACTGACTGATCTGAATAATTCAATAGATGGCTTACCTGTTACCTTTGTAACACGCGGAATACTGCAGCAGACGTCAGGACAGCAGGCGCTCGATTTTATTAACAAAGTACCGCATGCCACTGGTCAGAACTATCTCATTGGAACCCAAACAGAAGTCATCAACTTTGAAGCATCGGCCAATCAGGTAGTACCTTTTTTCCCTGTTGAAAATAAAAACTTGGTCTTCCACACCAACCATTCCTTAAAGAACCACGATATCAAACCTTGGATGCAGGAATACCACCAACGTATAAAGACAGGAACAGGCCAAAAAACGAACAGCCAGACAAGGTATGAGACGCTGCGTCAACGCCTGAACGTTTCAGAGACAGCACTAACACCAGAACTTATTAAAGGAACCCTTCGCTCAAAGGATCACGAGCGCTTCCCTGTTTGCGTATCCTATGATCCAGCGGCCGTAGCATTCACTTTCAGTTCTGTGATTTTTACCCTGGGCCATAACCCTTCGGTACAGGTAACCTACGGTTCACCAGATAAGTCTAAGTACCAGGAACACTTCTTTTACCTGCTAACACTCCAGTAG
- a CDS encoding outer membrane beta-barrel family protein, which yields MMKNLILTAFLLFILTGSSLAQLTGKLQDEKRVALAYANVAVLHTSDSTAVTGVVTGAEGDFAVPTPAEGEYLLRLSAIGYRTMFVGPFEVIARGMRKDFGVLTLKENAEMLREVTVQTLRPTITVDADKMVVSVEGTALAAGSTAYEVLEKSPGVWVDQDGNLQLNGKAGVRVMIDGRPSFLSGKELQSMLEAMSAENVKSIEVIANPSSKYDAAGSSGIINIKLKQNTRQGMNGSLYGGYQYNKASGYNAGANVNYKKGSWNSFVSADVAKRPRLREGVMIREFYEAGADARFHQLRDELMATSTPALRLGTDYDFNDKHSVGAVANFSHSTTDRAFYSDTDMNDRAKGVHTFVKAGNFNDITSNSSAFNLHYSGLLDTTGTSLAINLDYIQLNNNNEARYANSFRNLNTGAGSEELLKTYNPGYYDIYSTNIDFGANILENTKLEMGFKGSHVLSGNQLSFYVADPEQKNRQVLDEARSNHYRYTENIFAAYANLSIKMSESWNLQAGLRGEQTIGEGKPVGGGETIKKRYLDFFPSFFLTHKVSGSYKIVYNYSRRIDRPNYRTLNPFIFYQDPYSWAEGNPDLKPQYTNSFQLIQTLQNTYNLVLGYTHTKDFFAEVPQQNSENNTTIYQERNIDKSESFSATLIAPVKVLKNWDVSNNLVAGHQRNKILLQDKELTNEQFTFTAQSTHNVLLPLGLQLQATAGYSSPTTYGVYKFKTQWWMDVGLKKSFLDDKLDLMLGATDVFRTREARGDASYNGNMFTFVNYFMAKSVRLNLRYNFQRGQNFKSKNRSTRLEELNRAGGQ from the coding sequence ATGATGAAAAACTTAATTTTAACGGCTTTCCTACTGTTCATCCTAACAGGTAGTTCCCTAGCCCAGTTAACAGGGAAACTACAAGATGAAAAAAGAGTTGCACTGGCCTATGCAAATGTGGCGGTACTCCATACTAGCGACTCTACTGCAGTGACAGGTGTCGTAACAGGGGCTGAAGGTGACTTTGCCGTTCCCACACCTGCCGAGGGGGAATACCTGCTTCGCCTGAGCGCAATAGGATATAGAACAATGTTTGTCGGTCCTTTTGAGGTAATTGCCAGAGGGATGCGCAAAGATTTTGGTGTCCTTACTTTAAAGGAAAACGCTGAAATGCTGAGGGAGGTAACTGTACAAACTCTTAGACCCACCATAACAGTGGACGCAGACAAGATGGTGGTAAGTGTCGAAGGAACTGCACTGGCGGCAGGCAGCACAGCTTATGAGGTGCTTGAAAAGTCACCGGGGGTATGGGTAGACCAGGATGGCAACCTGCAGCTAAACGGAAAGGCCGGTGTTCGCGTGATGATAGACGGGAGGCCCTCCTTCCTCTCTGGGAAAGAGCTTCAAAGTATGCTGGAAGCGATGTCTGCAGAGAATGTGAAAAGTATAGAAGTCATAGCCAATCCATCCTCAAAGTATGATGCTGCGGGAAGTTCCGGTATCATCAATATAAAACTAAAGCAGAATACCCGTCAGGGTATGAACGGTAGTTTGTACGGAGGGTATCAGTACAACAAGGCTTCAGGGTATAACGCAGGCGCAAACGTAAACTACAAGAAGGGGAGTTGGAATTCCTTTGTCAGTGCGGACGTAGCAAAGCGCCCGCGCCTGCGCGAAGGGGTTATGATCCGGGAGTTTTATGAGGCTGGTGCAGACGCTCGTTTTCACCAGCTCCGTGACGAGCTTATGGCCACAAGCACGCCCGCCCTGCGCTTGGGTACCGACTACGATTTTAACGACAAACATAGCGTTGGTGCTGTGGCTAACTTTAGCCACAGCACCACCGACCGTGCCTTCTATTCCGATACTGACATGAACGATAGGGCAAAGGGTGTGCACACGTTTGTAAAGGCAGGCAACTTTAATGATATTACCAGCAACAGCAGCGCCTTTAACCTGCACTACAGTGGCCTGTTGGATACGACTGGCACCAGCCTCGCCATAAACCTGGACTACATACAGTTAAATAATAACAACGAGGCTCGCTATGCAAACAGTTTTCGTAACCTAAACACAGGAGCGGGGAGCGAGGAGCTACTGAAAACTTATAACCCTGGTTATTATGATATTTACTCTACGAACATAGACTTTGGAGCCAACATTCTGGAAAACACAAAGCTGGAGATGGGGTTTAAAGGCAGCCATGTCCTATCGGGTAATCAATTAAGCTTTTACGTTGCCGATCCAGAACAGAAAAACCGTCAAGTGTTGGATGAGGCCAGGAGCAACCACTACCGGTACACCGAAAACATCTTTGCTGCTTATGCAAATCTTAGCATCAAGATGAGTGAGAGCTGGAACCTTCAAGCTGGCTTAAGAGGAGAGCAAACCATAGGTGAAGGCAAGCCAGTTGGAGGCGGTGAAACTATTAAGAAACGCTATCTTGATTTCTTCCCCAGCTTCTTCCTGACGCATAAGGTGAGCGGCAGCTACAAGATTGTTTATAACTATAGCCGTCGCATTGACAGGCCCAACTACCGTACCCTGAACCCGTTTATTTTTTACCAGGACCCGTACAGTTGGGCAGAGGGGAACCCGGACCTGAAACCGCAGTACACAAATTCGTTCCAGCTCATTCAAACCCTGCAGAACACGTACAATTTAGTGCTGGGTTACACCCACACCAAAGATTTCTTTGCAGAGGTGCCGCAACAGAACTCCGAAAACAACACCACCATATACCAGGAGCGCAATATTGACAAGTCAGAGAGTTTTAGCGCCACCCTTATAGCACCTGTTAAGGTGCTGAAAAACTGGGATGTGAGCAACAATCTGGTGGCTGGGCATCAGCGGAACAAAATACTGTTACAGGACAAGGAGCTAACAAACGAACAGTTCACATTTACTGCCCAGTCCACACATAACGTGCTGCTACCACTGGGGCTACAGTTACAGGCTACAGCGGGATACAGTTCACCCACCACCTATGGGGTTTACAAGTTCAAAACCCAGTGGTGGATGGATGTTGGCCTGAAGAAATCCTTTCTGGATGACAAACTGGACCTGATGCTTGGCGCCACCGACGTTTTCAGGACTAGGGAAGCGCGCGGAGACGCCAGCTACAACGGCAATATGTTCACGTTTGTCAACTATTTTATGGCAAAAAGCGTCAGGCTTAACCTGAGGTACAACTTTCAGCGTGGGCAGAACTTTAAATCGAAAAACAGAAGTACAAGGTTGGAAGAGCTCAACAGAGCAGGTGGGCAATAG
- a CDS encoding helix-turn-helix transcriptional regulator: MLLNEFVKERRKQASLTQPELAVKAGVGLRFIRDLEQGKETLRLDKVNQVLQLFGHQIGPVPTTHNITT; this comes from the coding sequence ATGCTATTAAATGAGTTTGTAAAGGAAAGGCGCAAGCAAGCGAGCCTGACACAACCAGAACTGGCGGTGAAGGCAGGTGTCGGCCTCCGGTTTATACGGGACCTGGAGCAGGGGAAAGAGACTCTCCGCCTGGATAAGGTGAATCAGGTGCTGCAGCTCTTCGGGCACCAGATAGGACCCGTACCTACAACACATAACATAACTACCTGA
- a CDS encoding site-specific integrase, whose translation MLDTRRPLKDGTYRVKLRVTYLRQRKYYGTQYALSEEDFSKVQGDKPRGRHKEIQLSLQALEQKAVRIIEKMPFFTFDAFDRKFLDLPARTDVFAAYEQSIKQLSENGQAANANFYETAYISLISFMLKEPPINRRRLSIQKSKERKEDLKRRKKPLPFTDITVDFLNTYEKWMLSRGKTLTTVSMYLRTLRTLFNDLIDAGDLSRDLYPFGRRKYRMPASKNVKKALTISDVEKIYNYHPVHDSQAKARDFWIFSYLCNGINVKDIARLKYKQLSRECITFIRAKTERTTRHALKPIVAMRTPEINRIIKRWGNKPVSPDTYVFPILRAGITPEQELAYVRQTTKTINLYIKRVAADVGIEHNVTTYTARHTFSTVLKRAGAPTEFISESLGHSNLKTTEFYLDSFEDDVKRQYAAHLTAFGK comes from the coding sequence ATGTTGGACACCAGACGCCCGTTAAAGGACGGGACGTACCGTGTAAAGTTAAGGGTTACTTACCTAAGACAACGAAAATATTACGGGACCCAATATGCCCTGTCTGAGGAAGACTTCTCCAAAGTACAAGGGGACAAACCCAGGGGCAGACACAAAGAAATCCAGCTCTCCCTGCAGGCTTTAGAGCAGAAGGCAGTCCGCATCATTGAGAAGATGCCCTTCTTCACCTTCGATGCCTTTGACAGGAAGTTTCTGGACCTGCCGGCAAGAACGGATGTGTTCGCGGCCTACGAGCAGAGCATTAAGCAACTGAGTGAGAATGGGCAGGCTGCCAACGCCAACTTCTATGAAACTGCCTATATCTCACTTATTTCTTTTATGCTCAAGGAGCCTCCCATCAACCGAAGGAGACTTTCTATTCAAAAGTCTAAGGAAAGGAAGGAGGACCTGAAAAGAAGGAAAAAGCCGCTGCCTTTTACCGATATTACCGTCGACTTCCTAAATACTTATGAAAAATGGATGCTCAGCCGCGGAAAGACCCTGACGACGGTAAGCATGTACCTGCGTACGCTCCGCACCCTGTTTAATGATCTTATAGACGCAGGGGACTTGAGCAGGGACCTCTATCCGTTCGGAAGAAGGAAGTACAGGATGCCAGCCAGCAAGAATGTCAAAAAAGCGCTGACAATTTCGGATGTGGAGAAAATATACAACTACCACCCCGTGCACGACAGCCAGGCGAAGGCCCGGGACTTCTGGATCTTCTCCTACCTGTGCAATGGCATCAACGTCAAAGACATTGCGCGGTTAAAGTACAAGCAGTTGAGCCGGGAGTGCATTACCTTTATCCGGGCGAAGACAGAACGCACCACCCGTCATGCCCTCAAGCCCATCGTAGCCATGCGCACCCCTGAAATCAATCGTATCATCAAGCGGTGGGGCAACAAACCGGTATCACCAGACACCTACGTCTTTCCTATTCTCAGGGCGGGCATAACTCCTGAGCAAGAGCTAGCCTATGTCAGACAAACAACCAAAACGATCAACCTCTACATCAAACGAGTTGCCGCCGACGTAGGCATCGAACATAACGTGACTACTTATACTGCCCGGCACACCTTCTCCACCGTCCTCAAGCGCGCCGGTGCCCCCACCGAATTCATCTCCGAGTCGCTTGGTCACAGCAACCTCAAAACGACGGAGTTCTATCTCGACAGCTTCGAAGATGACGTGAAGCGGCAGTATGCGGCGCATCTCACGGCATTCGGCAAATAA
- a CDS encoding HipA domain-containing protein translates to MKRCLYCYQLLAEHEGDFHARCSKKLFGQATPPTLPYTEAQMEQLAEQVIRNHAAVTGVQPKLSLDLAPGPTAADPKRFTIVGLWGGYILKPPSPHYAQLPEVEDLTMHLATIAGITVVPHSLIRLKSGNLSYITKRIDRTPKGKLHMEDMCQLTERLTEDKYYGSYEQIAKAILRYSVNPGLDVINFFEQVLFSFLTGNADMHLKNFSLLHQPGFGPVLAPAYDMVATAVVNPADDEDLALMLNGKRKKIKKEDFITAFTTLKLNERQQQNLFSKMIKAKAKWVSFIDTSFLSEGTKEAYKAVMHERFSRLA, encoded by the coding sequence ATGAAAAGGTGTCTGTATTGCTATCAACTCCTGGCAGAACATGAGGGGGACTTCCATGCGCGCTGCAGCAAAAAGCTGTTCGGACAGGCAACCCCTCCTACCCTGCCATATACGGAGGCACAAATGGAGCAGCTGGCTGAGCAGGTGATCCGGAACCATGCCGCGGTCACTGGGGTGCAACCGAAGCTGTCGCTCGACCTGGCACCGGGACCGACTGCTGCCGACCCCAAGCGCTTCACCATCGTCGGCTTGTGGGGAGGCTACATTCTGAAGCCACCAAGCCCACATTATGCCCAACTTCCGGAGGTAGAGGACCTAACCATGCACCTGGCAACCATCGCCGGAATAACCGTGGTGCCGCACAGCCTGATCCGTTTGAAGTCAGGAAATCTGTCCTACATTACCAAACGCATAGACCGCACACCGAAAGGCAAGCTCCACATGGAGGACATGTGCCAGCTGACGGAACGGCTTACGGAAGATAAATACTATGGCTCTTACGAACAGATAGCCAAGGCTATCCTTAGGTACTCGGTCAACCCGGGCCTGGACGTGATTAACTTCTTTGAGCAGGTACTCTTTTCCTTTCTCACTGGGAATGCGGACATGCACCTGAAGAATTTCTCCCTGCTTCACCAGCCTGGCTTCGGACCAGTCTTGGCACCGGCCTATGACATGGTGGCCACGGCTGTCGTGAACCCGGCAGATGACGAAGACCTGGCCCTTATGCTCAATGGCAAGAGGAAGAAAATCAAAAAGGAAGACTTCATAACAGCATTCACCACCCTCAAGCTGAACGAAAGACAACAGCAGAACCTTTTTAGCAAGATGATTAAGGCGAAGGCCAAATGGGTCTCGTTTATAGACACCAGCTTTTTAAGCGAAGGAACTAAAGAAGCCTATAAGGCTGTGATGCACGAAAGATTTTCCAGGTTGGCTTAA
- a CDS encoding serine hydrolase domain-containing protein: protein MKRLFTSTLLILFFCYFRLAAQTPAQTVVLKKLLQTKLDSLQKANGFPGATFAAVLPNGEKIAIATGIADSLEHTPMDPNSRMLSGSNGKTLFAASAMVLSEQGLFGLDDKIEKFIGHETWFDRLPNARNITMRMLLNHTSGIEEYLEQGDFMQRLKSNPSHRWEPVELLAYVFDREPLFEAGTKFNYADANYILFGYIVEKISGDKMYDLIATHVIAPYALSATEPSEKRKYNNLAVGYVRSGGPFPVEGAMVRNGELILNPQFEWAGGGFISSASDLALWAKAYYEFKALSPDTREQMRKGVTANTGKNHQYGLAMQIRPGGEAGVSYGHSGWFPGYVTDAAYFPDLDLAVAIQFNTDNFHLLKRSTEAYLLDMAKTVATMRK from the coding sequence ATGAAGCGATTATTTACCAGCACTTTGCTGATACTTTTCTTTTGCTATTTCAGATTAGCAGCACAGACTCCAGCACAGACTGTGGTTTTAAAAAAGCTGCTGCAGACTAAGCTCGACTCGCTACAAAAAGCCAACGGGTTCCCAGGAGCCACTTTTGCTGCCGTGTTACCAAACGGGGAAAAGATCGCTATCGCAACAGGCATAGCGGATTCGCTTGAGCATACGCCTATGGACCCAAATAGCAGAATGCTGTCTGGTAGCAATGGGAAGACACTCTTTGCCGCATCAGCCATGGTGCTGTCAGAGCAGGGCCTTTTTGGACTTGATGATAAAATTGAAAAATTCATAGGCCACGAAACATGGTTTGACAGACTGCCAAATGCACGAAACATCACCATGCGCATGCTGCTCAACCACACTTCCGGTATAGAAGAATACCTGGAGCAGGGCGATTTCATGCAGCGGCTTAAAAGCAATCCCTCTCACAGATGGGAGCCAGTGGAGCTTCTAGCCTACGTGTTTGACCGCGAACCTTTGTTCGAAGCGGGGACCAAATTTAACTATGCCGATGCCAACTATATCCTGTTTGGCTACATTGTAGAGAAGATCAGCGGTGATAAAATGTATGACCTAATTGCTACCCATGTCATTGCTCCCTATGCCTTGTCCGCTACAGAGCCGTCCGAAAAGCGAAAGTACAATAACCTTGCCGTGGGGTATGTCAGGTCGGGAGGACCTTTCCCAGTGGAAGGCGCTATGGTGAGAAACGGAGAGTTAATTCTCAACCCACAGTTCGAATGGGCCGGGGGAGGCTTTATATCCAGCGCTTCAGATCTAGCCCTTTGGGCGAAGGCCTATTATGAGTTTAAAGCTCTGTCACCTGATACGAGGGAGCAAATGCGGAAGGGTGTAACTGCTAACACAGGTAAAAATCACCAGTATGGGTTAGCCATGCAGATTAGACCTGGAGGAGAAGCAGGAGTAAGCTATGGGCACAGCGGTTGGTTTCCCGGCTATGTAACTGATGCTGCCTACTTCCCTGATTTAGACCTGGCTGTAGCCATACAGTTCAACACTGATAATTTTCACTTATTAAAAAGGTCTACAGAAGCATATCTTCTAGATATGGCAAAGACCGTTGCTACGATGCGAAAGTGA